The genomic stretch CGTGAAGACGCCGGAAAACCCGAGGCCCTGGCCAAGGTGAAGAAGATCTTCGTCGGCGGTCTGAAAGACGACGTGGAGGAAGAGCACCTCCAGGAGTATTTCTCCCAGTTCGGCGCAATCGAAAAGGCCGAAGTGATCAGCGACAAGCAGACCGGCAAGAAGCGCGGCTTCGGCTTCGTCTACTTCGATGATAATGATTCGGCCGACAAAGCGGTGGTGCTCAAGTTTCACACCATCAATGGACACAAGGTGGAGGTGAAGAAAGCCCTCACCAAGCAGGAGATGCAGGCCGCCGGTGGTCGGAGCCGGGGCCGCGGCGGGCGGGGAATGGGAAGGTCTCAAAATGGCTACGGAGGCGGAAGAGGCGGCTACAGCTATGGCGGCTACGGGGGGAACGATGGAGGATACGGCGGTGGCTACGGCGGGGGCTACGGCAGTGGGGGCGGATATGGTGGTGGCTACGGAGGAAGCGGCAGCTACGGCTACGGCGATCAAATGGGCGGCTACGGTGGAGGGAACGGCTACAGTGACTTTGGCAGCGGGTACGGCCAGCAGTCCTCCGGCTACGGCCCCATGAAAGGCAGCAGCAGCTACTCCGGCCGCAGCAGCGCGCCTTACTCCCGAGGGGGCGGCGGTGGCGGCTACAGCCGAGGGGGTTACGGCGGCTCCTACTGAATCCAACCCTGAAAGAGACTGGGCCCGGGAACACCCCTGGCGCCGATGATGGCCACTACCTTGGACCACCTTTTGAACACAAATTGACCGCTGCTGCGTAGCGGGCGATGCCCCCCCCCGCAGAACATCTCCGATTCCAGGTAGGAAGACGCCCTTCCAGAAATCTAGACACGCACGACCACCCCTCTAAGACCACCCCACTGCAGACTCCCCCAAACACTTATTTGATTATGCTATGTGGAcgaagt from Paramormyrops kingsleyae isolate MSU_618 chromosome 10, PKINGS_0.4, whole genome shotgun sequence encodes the following:
- the LOC111835059 gene encoding heterogeneous nuclear ribonucleoprotein A0-like, which translates into the protein MENQLCKLFVGGLNVETTDDGLRKHFEQYGKLTDCVVVQNQQLKRSRCFGFVTYSTAEEADAAMAARPHVVDGNNVELKRAVAREDAGKPEALAKVKKIFVGGLKDDVEEEHLQEYFSQFGAIEKAEVISDKQTGKKRGFGFVYFDDNDSADKAVVLKFHTINGHKVEVKKALTKQEMQAAGGRSRGRGGRGMGRSQNGYGGGRGGYSYGGYGGNDGGYGGGYGGGYGSGGGYGGGYGGSGSYGYGDQMGGYGGGNGYSDFGSGYGQQSSGYGPMKGSSSYSGRSSAPYSRGGGGGGYSRGGYGGSY